A part of Miscanthus floridulus cultivar M001 chromosome 6, ASM1932011v1, whole genome shotgun sequence genomic DNA contains:
- the LOC136461731 gene encoding cell number regulator 8-like, with protein sequence MGAAANNHEEESNALIPAAVAAAPADEKPPQAPAPEAAKCYADGVPVVMGEPVSAHPFGGLPRESWNSGILSCLGRNDEFCSSDVEVCLLGTVAPCVLYGSNVERLAAGQGTFANSCLPYTGLYMLGNSLFGWNCLAPWFSHPTRTAIRRRYNLEGNFEAFTRQCGCCGSLVEDEERREHLEAVCDLATHYLCHPCALCQEGRELRRRVPHPGFNNGHSVFVMMPPMEQTMGRGM encoded by the exons ATGGGCGCCGCCGCCAACAACCACGAGGAGGAGTCGAACGCCCTCATCccagccgccgtcgccgccgcccccGCGGACGAGAAGCCCCCGCAGGCTCCGGCGCCGGAGGCCGCCAAGTGCTATGCCGACGGGGTCCCGGTCGTCATGGGCGAGCCCGTGTCGGCCCACCCCTTTGGCGGCCTCCCGCGGGAGAGCTGGAACTCCGGGATCCTCTCCTGCCTCGGCCGCAACGACGAGTTCTGCAGCAGCGACGTCGAAGTGT GTCTTCTTGGAACAGTAGCACCATGTGTGCTCTATGGTAGTAATGTTGAGAGGCTTGCTGCTGGACAAGGCACatttgcaaacagctgcttgcctTACACTGGCCTGTATATGCTTGGGAACTCTCTCTTTGGGTGGAACTGCCTTGCCCCATGGTTCTCTCATCCCACTCGTACTGCTATTCGACGACGCTACAATCTTGAG GGTAACTTTGAGGCTTTCACCAGGCAATGTGGGTGCTGCGGCAGTCTGGTCGAGGACGAGGAGAGGCGTGAGCACCTAGAGGCTGTCTGTGACCTTGCTACCCACTACCTCTGCCACCCTTGCGCCCTCTGCCAGGAGGGACGTGAGCTGCGCCGCAGGGTTCCCCACCCTGGATTCAACAATGGACACTCCGTCTTTGTCATGATGCCACCCATGGAGCAGACCATGGGGCGTGGCATGTGA
- the LOC136461730 gene encoding probable glucuronosyltransferase Os01g0157700 yields MEPAGRSKKRAHPWINASVHFLLCFAVGALVALAPLAASIRSPFLGPFGDANRAVAAPPPAAPDLGLLLIVTVTQPDDGMAQDASVARLAHTLRHVAPPLLWIVVGARNRTATARTVQLLRGTGLMFRHLTYNATNFTGGDAGDEADHQRNVALSHIERHRLNGVVHFAGASGVYDLRFFQMLRQTRGISAWPVATISPADQKVTLEGPTCNSSQITGWYSKDSSTNRTQGVSNSMVAADTNTTANKNSSSDRPIINISGIGFRSSLLWNSERSLIRGNSSAGATQDFIQLVREIVILDGNKLKGVPSDCLESQVMLWHMDMPTCTLNTEEEKEIEQQQNPKEEKEIEQQQNLMKSDEDPTT; encoded by the exons ATGGAGCCAGCAGGGAGGTCCAAGAAGAGGGCGCATCCATGGATCAACGCCAGCGTGCACTTCCTGCTCTGCTTCGCAGTTGGTGCTCTCGTTGCACTCGCGCCGCTGGCCGCCAGCATCCGTTCCCCGTTTCTCGGCCCGTTCGGCGACGCTAACCGAGCTGtggccgcgccgccgcctgcGGCCCCCGACCTCGGCCTCCTCCTGATCGTCACCGTCACGCAGCCCGACGACGGCATGGCGCAGGACGCGTCGGTGGCGAGGCTCGCGCACACGCTGCGGCACGTGGCGCCGCCACTGCTGTGGATCGTGGTCGGGGCCAGGAACAGAACCGCGACGGCGAGGACGGTACAGTTGCTGCGTGGCACCGGACTCATGTTCCGGCACCTCACCTACAATGCCACGAACTTCACCGGCGGCGATGCCGGCGATGAGGCGGACCACCAGAGGAACGTGGCTCTCAGCCACATCGAGCGCCATCGGCTGAACGGCGTCGTCCATTTCGCCGGCGCTTCCGGCGTCTATGACCTCCGCTTCTTTCAAATGCTCAGGCAAACTCG GGGTATTTCAGCTTGGCCAGTAGCAACTATCTCACCAGCGGACCAGAAGGTGACATTAGAAGGaccaacatgcaactcatcacaaaTCACAGGCTGGTACTCAAAGGATTCAAGCACTAATAGAACACAGGGAGTCTCCAACTCCATGGTTGCAGCAGATACCAATACCACCGCAAACAAGAACTCCAGCTCTGACCGTCCCATAATAAACATCTCTGGAATTGGCTTCAGGAGCTCACTGCTTTGGAATTCAGAAAGATCACTCATCAGGGGAAACTCATCAGCTGGAGCAACACAG GATTTCATCCAGTTAGTACGAGAAATAGTGATCCTAGACGGAAACAAGCTTAAGGGCGTCCCCTCTGATTGCTTGGAGTCCCAGGTAATGTTGTGGCACATGGACATGCCAACATGTACTCTAAACACTGAAGAAGAAAAGGAGATTGAACAGCAGCAGAATCCTAAAGAAGAAAAGGAGATTGAACAGCAGCAGAATCTAATGAAGAGTGACGAAGATCCCACGACATGA
- the LOC136457727 gene encoding uncharacterized protein, with the protein MATEERRLMDLARTVPAILLLVGTSGKAVASIKCARELFAGKKWGFDDSDDPESPPPNANRGGNGSGGGEPVETTTGGGDHGGSGVPSKTTCGSQAQAILPCGVSVDSGGYWADVLASALAPGEGHLPVAYREITRLVSLHAEAGHVFVNCAARLGLQPDDDEDNGGGGGARTGLQPHRAAPWKRWMDLREAAVCHAHDALLALSSAAAAATAAEDFLRWRSAESPRREGWRSAARQLVKDARRSLGDAKDAARLMRDAVLCEFFVTWMILTRA; encoded by the coding sequence ATGGCAACGGAGGAGCGGCGGTTGATGGATCTGGCACGGACGGTGCCAGCGATCCTCCTGCTCGTCGGCACCTCGGGAAAGGCCGTCGCGAGCATCAAGTGCGCCCGCGAGCTGTTCGCCGGGAAGAAGTGGGGGTTCGATGACTCCGACGACCCCGAGTCTCCGCCCCCGAACGCCAACCGAGGCGGgaacggcagcggcggcggcgaacccGTGGAGACGACCACCGGAGGAGGCGATCACGGCGGCAGCGGCGTACCCTCGAAGACCACCTGCGGCAGCCAGGCCCAGGCGATCCTCCCATGTGGGGTCTCCGTGGACAGCGGCGGCTACTGGGCCGACGTCCTCGCCAGCGCGCTGGCCCCCGGAGAGGGCCACCTGCCCGTCGCCTACCGTGAGATCACGCGCCTCGTCTCGCTACACGCCGAGGCCGGCCACGTCTTCGTCAACTGCGCCGCGCGCCTCGGCCTCCAGCCCGACGACGACGAAgacaacggcggcggtggcggcgcgcgcACCGGCCTCCAGCCCCACCGCGCCGCGCCGTGGAAGCGGTGGATGGACCTCCGGGAGGCGGCCGTCTGCCACGCCCACGACGCGCTTCTGGCGCTGAGCTCCGCCGCGGCGGCAGCCACGGCGGCCGAGGACTTCCTCCGGTGGCGGTCCGCCGAGTCCCCGCGCCGGGAAGGGTGGCGGTCGGCGGCGCGGCAGCTCGTGAAAGACGCCAGGCGCAGCCTCGGCGACGCCAAGGACGCGGCGAGGCTGATGCGCGACGCCGTGCTCTGCGAGTTCTTCGTCACCTGGATGATTCTGACACGCGCTTAA
- the LOC136457728 gene encoding uncharacterized protein, translated as MEMEEVESTWKALFQRRVVMAAKHCHSVHEQLLGVLEAEYADVQNRRRHQGQRALEGASMDLGLAVASMGAARHLALRGGAPCPSAPLDSVDDLAGEDPGVWCALEKLGNAAALATRVHDGVERARGHLRAAELLGFLDEASDGGGDGDGDGNTAPWEQSPCFCEQFSGAMALAEALPKAMDLATETDDAREAAFGFIGGVK; from the coding sequence ATGGAAATGGAAGAAGTGGAGTCCACTTGGAAGGCCCTGTTCCAGCGGCGGGTGGTGATGGCGGCCAAGCACTGCCACAGCGTCCACGAGCAGCTCCTCGGGGTGCTCGAGGCTGAGTACGCCGACGTGCAGAACAGGCGCCGCCACCAGGGGCAGCGCGCGCTCGAGGGCGCCTCGATGGATCTCGGCCTCGCCGTCGCCAGCATGGGCGCGGCCCGCCACCTGGCGCTCCGCGGCGGCGCGCCGTGCCCGAGCGCGCCGCTCGACTCCGTTGACGACCTCGCGGGGGAAGACCCCGGCGTGTGGTGCGCGCTGGAGAAGCTCGGGAACGCCGCCGCGCTCGCCACCCGCGTGCACGACGGCGTGGAGCGCGCCCGCGGCCACCTGCGCGCTGCCGAGCTCCTGGGGTTCCTGGACGAGGCCAGCGacggtggcggcgacggcgacggcgacggcaacaCCGCGCCGTGGGAGCAGAGCCCGTGCTTCTGCGAGCAGTTCAGTGGTGCCATGGCGCTCGCCGAAGCGCTGCCGAAGGCGATGGACCTCGCCACGGAGACCGACGACGCGCGCGAGGCGGCGTTCGGCTTCATCGGCGGCGTCAAGTGA